The Vibrio tubiashii genome includes a window with the following:
- a CDS encoding NupC/NupG family nucleoside CNT transporter, protein MNVLFGLIGVIALLLCAVLLSESRKSINWKTVSRALLLQVGFAALVLYFPWGQAALTSLSSGVSSLLGFADEGIGFLFGDLANTGFIFAVRVLPIIIFFSALISALYYLGIMQKVIEFIGGGIQKFLGTSKAESLVATGNIFLSQGESPLLVRPFLSRMTRSELFAVMAGGMASVAGSVLGGYAGLGVELKYLIAASFMAAPGSLMMAKIIVPERETPIDQSDIEMDKAQESNVIDALASGAMNGMKVAVAVGTMLIAFVSVIAMVNTGLESLGEVAGFTGVTLQALFGYLFSPLAWLIGVPSNEVLMAGSYIGQKIVMNEFVAFIDFVEHKAMLSEYTQVIVTFALCGFANIGSIAIQLGSIGVIAPERRAEVANLGIKAVLAGTLANLMSACLAGIFILL, encoded by the coding sequence ATGAATGTTTTGTTTGGCTTAATCGGTGTCATCGCATTATTGCTATGTGCGGTTTTACTGTCTGAAAGTCGTAAATCAATTAACTGGAAAACAGTGTCACGCGCGCTGTTACTTCAAGTCGGTTTCGCCGCTCTGGTTCTTTACTTCCCGTGGGGGCAAGCCGCTCTGACGAGTCTAAGTAGTGGTGTTTCTAGCTTACTGGGCTTTGCTGACGAAGGTATTGGCTTCTTGTTCGGTGACCTTGCCAATACTGGCTTTATCTTCGCGGTTCGCGTTCTTCCTATTATCATCTTCTTCAGCGCTCTTATCTCTGCGCTTTATTACCTAGGCATAATGCAGAAAGTCATCGAGTTTATCGGTGGTGGTATCCAAAAGTTCCTAGGGACAAGTAAAGCTGAATCTCTTGTAGCGACGGGTAACATATTCCTTTCTCAGGGCGAGTCTCCACTTCTTGTTCGTCCATTCCTTTCTAGAATGACTCGTTCTGAACTATTTGCGGTAATGGCAGGTGGTATGGCGTCAGTCGCCGGTAGTGTACTCGGTGGATACGCAGGTTTAGGCGTAGAACTGAAATACCTGATTGCTGCTAGTTTTATGGCCGCACCGGGTAGTTTAATGATGGCAAAAATCATCGTTCCTGAACGTGAAACACCTATCGACCAATCCGATATTGAGATGGACAAAGCGCAAGAGAGCAATGTGATTGATGCGCTTGCAAGCGGTGCGATGAACGGTATGAAGGTGGCTGTCGCTGTTGGTACCATGCTGATCGCGTTTGTTAGTGTTATAGCAATGGTTAACACGGGCCTTGAGAGCTTAGGCGAAGTAGCTGGATTTACTGGTGTGACTCTTCAAGCGCTATTTGGTTACCTATTTTCTCCGCTTGCTTGGTTAATTGGCGTTCCTTCAAATGAAGTGTTGATGGCAGGATCGTACATCGGCCAAAAGATTGTAATGAATGAATTTGTTGCCTTTATTGACTTCGTTGAACATAAAGCGATGCTGTCTGAATATACTCAGGTCATTGTCACTTTCGCACTATGTGGCTTCGCTAATATTGGTTCGATCGCCATTCAGCTCGGTTCTATTGGCGTGATTGCCCCAGAGCGCCGTGCTGAGGTTGCTAATCTAGGTATTAAGGCTGTACTGGCCGGTACTTTAGCTAACCTGATGAGCGCATGTTTAGCAGGGATCTTTATCTTGCTTTAA
- a CDS encoding exoribonuclease R, with the protein MQRDYTYHCLSQMPREELEELSLRMVHRLVPEESMTELFTFDLDEAEDEDKLQEAQFDAMLRMSAIALSELPALFEASESKEQNIQRMQRLLLWHFYSVSFHLERAIPLETHCNHVEIIVKQAPQNALEWVTTLTDLLRQYSQIAQSS; encoded by the coding sequence ATGCAACGCGATTACACTTATCACTGCTTATCTCAAATGCCACGAGAAGAGTTAGAAGAACTTAGCTTGAGAATGGTTCACCGTTTGGTACCAGAAGAATCTATGACTGAGCTTTTCACTTTTGATTTAGATGAGGCAGAAGACGAAGACAAGCTTCAAGAAGCCCAGTTTGATGCGATGTTGCGCATGAGTGCAATCGCGCTTAGTGAGCTCCCTGCTTTATTTGAAGCGTCGGAAAGCAAAGAGCAAAACATCCAACGTATGCAACGTCTGTTATTGTGGCATTTCTACTCGGTTTCTTTTCATCTTGAACGAGCGATCCCACTTGAGACACACTGCAACCACGTAGAAATCATAGTCAAGCAGGCACCACAGAATGCTCTTGAATGGGTAACCACACTGACCGATCTGCTACGCCAATACTCGCAGATAGCACAAAGTTCTTAA
- a CDS encoding carbonic anhydrase, whose product MNKTLLSIGLATALFGTTAHSAQWSYEGDTGPEHWGEFGAECQSGKNQSPIDVKDEVTANIAELNLDYSGKVTALTNNGHTLQGVVEGDNTFTVDGKAFNLVQFHFHTPSENLIKSQSFPLEAHFVNADSNGNLAVLAVMYNTSPTNNSEIATLLETLPKSGETVSLNHSIKIADMIPDTEHYYRFNGSLTTPPCSEGVRWFVLKQAQTLSQEQTKLFKQVMGKNNRPIQAQNARVVLENE is encoded by the coding sequence ATGAACAAAACACTATTATCAATTGGCTTAGCAACAGCATTATTCGGTACTACAGCTCATTCTGCGCAATGGAGTTATGAAGGAGATACAGGACCAGAGCACTGGGGGGAGTTTGGTGCAGAGTGCCAATCTGGAAAGAATCAAAGCCCAATCGACGTTAAAGATGAAGTTACGGCAAACATCGCAGAGTTAAATTTAGATTATTCAGGAAAGGTCACTGCATTGACCAACAATGGACATACGCTACAAGGCGTGGTCGAAGGAGATAATACTTTCACTGTTGATGGCAAGGCGTTTAACCTCGTTCAGTTTCACTTTCATACACCATCAGAAAACCTAATCAAGAGCCAAAGTTTCCCGCTCGAAGCTCATTTCGTAAACGCGGATAGTAATGGCAACCTAGCAGTACTGGCTGTTATGTATAACACGTCTCCAACTAACAATAGTGAAATCGCCACTCTATTAGAGACGTTACCAAAGTCAGGTGAAACGGTTTCTTTGAATCATTCTATTAAAATAGCGGATATGATCCCCGATACCGAGCATTACTATCGCTTTAACGGCTCGCTAACAACGCCGCCATGCTCGGAAGGCGTGCGCTGGTTCGTTTTGAAACAAGCACAGACACTAAGTCAGGAGCAAACGAAACTATTTAAACAAGTAATGGGGAAAAACAATCGGCCTATTCAAGCACAAAACGCTCGTGTAGTGCTAGAAAACGAATAG
- a CDS encoding Fic family protein → MWIWEQTNWPHFCWDEAVVDPLLRKTRLNQGILLGRMTSQPQDQNKSMLDTLLANIVHSSAIEGEKLNAFSVRSSLANKLGLTEERPFPTTEQTDGLAEIMLDAVDNLDAPLTIERILHWHDRLFPEGYTLFNPVVGGQLRGTAPMQVVSGRIDRPVVHFEAPGRERLDTELDQFLAWFNHSKQNTTLDPLLRAAITHLWFVTLHPLDDGNGRITRLLTDLALAQADQQSVRFYAMSVGILANRKSYYQILKKTQKGDVDITDWVVWFLDVLNETFDEVLKEIQQTVFKTNFWRDVDQTQLTSEQAKVLNRMLDRDFVDGINTSQYHKVAKVSKPTATRHLTALVEQGCLVKSGAGRSTRYMLAKQS, encoded by the coding sequence ATGTGGATCTGGGAGCAAACAAATTGGCCTCATTTTTGTTGGGATGAAGCGGTCGTAGATCCGTTGCTTAGGAAGACGCGACTAAACCAAGGTATCTTACTGGGTAGGATGACTAGCCAGCCTCAAGATCAGAACAAAAGTATGCTTGATACCTTGTTAGCCAACATAGTCCATTCTAGTGCGATTGAAGGTGAAAAGCTGAATGCATTTTCAGTTCGTTCTTCGCTCGCGAACAAACTCGGTTTGACAGAAGAGCGACCTTTCCCAACGACAGAGCAAACAGATGGGCTTGCCGAGATTATGCTTGATGCTGTCGATAACCTTGATGCACCTCTTACTATAGAAAGAATCCTACATTGGCACGATAGGCTTTTCCCTGAAGGTTACACGCTGTTCAACCCCGTTGTTGGCGGTCAACTCAGAGGGACTGCACCTATGCAGGTAGTGTCTGGACGAATCGATAGACCAGTTGTTCATTTTGAAGCACCGGGGCGAGAGAGGCTTGATACGGAGCTCGACCAGTTCCTGGCATGGTTCAATCATTCAAAGCAAAACACGACTTTGGATCCATTGCTTCGAGCGGCCATCACACACCTGTGGTTTGTTACTCTGCACCCACTCGATGATGGCAATGGGCGAATCACGCGTTTGTTAACCGATCTGGCTCTAGCTCAAGCGGATCAGCAATCAGTTCGTTTCTATGCGATGTCAGTAGGTATATTGGCGAATCGAAAAAGCTACTATCAAATTCTAAAAAAAACGCAGAAGGGCGATGTCGATATTACCGACTGGGTAGTATGGTTTCTTGACGTCTTGAATGAAACCTTCGATGAAGTCTTAAAAGAGATCCAACAAACGGTATTTAAAACCAATTTCTGGCGAGACGTAGATCAGACTCAATTGACGTCAGAGCAAGCAAAGGTTCTTAATCGAATGCTTGATCGTGACTTTGTTGATGGTATTAATACCTCTCAATATCACAAAGTAGCGAAAGTCAGTAAACCAACAGCGACTCGACATTTGACTGCATTAGTAGAGCAGGGATGTTTAGTAAAATCAGGTGCCGGACGTAGCACTCGATATATGCTTGCCAAGCAAAGTTAA
- the tdh gene encoding L-threonine 3-dehydrogenase produces the protein MKIKALSKLKPEEGIWMTEVDKPELGHNDLLIRIKKTAICGTDVHIYNWDEWSQNTIPVPMVVGHEYVGEVVGIGQEVRGFEIGDRVSGEGHITCGHCRNCRGGRTHLCRNTVGVGVNREGAFAEYLVIPAFNAFKIPEGISDDLASIFDPFGNAVHTALSFDLVGEDVLITGAGPIGIMAAAVAKHVGARHVVITDVNEYRLDLARKMGVTRAVNVAEQKLEDVMEELGMTEGFDVGLEMSGVPSAFNSMLKTMNHGGRIALLGIPPSDMGIDWNQVIFKGLVIKGIYGREMFETWYKMASLIQSGLDLTPIITHHFKIDDFQQGFDAMRSGKSGKVILDWE, from the coding sequence ATGAAAATCAAAGCACTATCAAAACTTAAGCCTGAAGAAGGCATCTGGATGACAGAAGTGGACAAGCCTGAGCTTGGTCACAATGATCTTCTTATCCGTATTAAGAAAACGGCGATTTGTGGTACTGACGTACACATCTATAACTGGGATGAGTGGTCGCAAAACACAATCCCTGTGCCTATGGTTGTCGGCCATGAATACGTGGGTGAAGTGGTAGGCATTGGCCAAGAAGTTCGTGGTTTTGAAATTGGTGACCGCGTATCAGGTGAAGGTCACATTACCTGTGGTCACTGTCGTAACTGTCGTGGTGGTCGTACACACTTATGTCGCAATACGGTCGGTGTAGGTGTTAACCGTGAAGGTGCATTCGCTGAGTATCTTGTTATTCCAGCTTTTAACGCATTTAAGATCCCAGAAGGTATCTCTGACGATTTAGCCTCTATCTTCGACCCGTTTGGTAACGCTGTTCATACGGCACTGTCTTTTGATCTTGTTGGCGAAGACGTATTAATTACCGGCGCTGGTCCTATCGGTATCATGGCGGCAGCAGTCGCTAAACACGTGGGTGCTCGTCACGTTGTCATTACTGACGTTAACGAATACCGATTAGATCTAGCTCGTAAGATGGGCGTGACTCGCGCAGTAAACGTTGCTGAGCAAAAACTTGAAGACGTTATGGAAGAGCTTGGCATGACAGAAGGCTTTGATGTTGGTCTTGAAATGTCTGGCGTACCTTCTGCGTTCAACTCGATGCTTAAAACAATGAATCACGGTGGCCGTATCGCACTACTAGGTATTCCACCATCAGATATGGGTATCGATTGGAACCAAGTAATCTTCAAAGGTTTGGTGATCAAAGGCATCTATGGTCGTGAAATGTTTGAGACATGGTACAAGATGGCTTCACTAATCCAGTCAGGTCTAGATCTAACGCCAATTATCACTCACCACTTTAAGATTGATGATTTCCAACAAGGCTTTGATGCTATGCGTAGCGGTAAGTCTGGAAAAGTTATCCTAGATTGGGAGTAG
- a CDS encoding glycine C-acetyltransferase: protein MSSAFYEQIQTQIEEVKAEGLYKSERVITSQQQAAVKISTGEEVLNFCANNYLGLANHPELIEAGKQGMDVHGFGMASVRFICGTQDIHKELEQKLSKFLGKEDTILYTSCFDANAGLFETILGKEDAIISDALNHASIIDGVRLCKAMRFRYSNNNMEELEQQLIAAKEAGARHILIVTDGVFSMDGVVANLPAICDLADKYGALTMVDDSHAVGFMGKTGAGTHEYHDVVDRIDIITGTLGKAMGGASGGYTSGKAEVIDWLRQRSRPYLFSNSVAPAIVNASIRVLDLLEQSGDLRDQLWENAAHFRTRMEAAGFTMGGADHAIIPIMLGDAKAAAEFAERALEKGIYVIGFSFPVVPKGQARIRTQMSAAHSREQLDRAIDAFIEVGRDMEIIK from the coding sequence ATGTCTTCTGCATTCTACGAACAGATTCAAACCCAAATTGAAGAAGTAAAGGCTGAAGGTCTTTACAAGTCAGAGCGTGTAATCACGTCTCAGCAGCAAGCGGCTGTTAAGATCTCTACTGGTGAAGAAGTGCTTAACTTCTGTGCAAACAACTATCTTGGTCTAGCGAATCACCCAGAGCTAATTGAAGCGGGTAAGCAGGGCATGGACGTGCACGGTTTTGGTATGGCTTCTGTTCGTTTTATCTGTGGTACTCAAGACATCCATAAAGAACTAGAACAAAAACTGTCAAAGTTCCTAGGTAAAGAAGATACTATCCTTTACACCTCTTGTTTCGACGCGAACGCAGGTCTGTTTGAAACCATTCTAGGTAAAGAAGATGCGATCATTTCTGACGCTCTTAACCACGCTTCAATCATTGATGGTGTTCGTCTGTGTAAAGCAATGCGCTTCCGCTACTCGAACAACAACATGGAAGAGCTAGAGCAGCAACTTATCGCGGCTAAAGAAGCGGGTGCTCGTCATATTCTTATCGTGACTGACGGTGTGTTCTCTATGGACGGTGTGGTAGCAAACCTACCAGCTATCTGTGACCTTGCAGATAAGTACGGCGCATTGACTATGGTTGATGATTCTCACGCTGTTGGTTTTATGGGCAAAACTGGCGCGGGCACACACGAATACCATGATGTTGTTGACCGCATCGACATTATTACAGGTACGCTAGGTAAAGCGATGGGCGGCGCTTCAGGTGGTTACACATCTGGTAAGGCAGAAGTTATCGATTGGTTACGTCAACGCTCGCGTCCTTACTTGTTCTCGAACTCAGTTGCTCCGGCAATTGTTAATGCTTCTATCCGCGTTCTAGACCTACTAGAGCAAAGTGGTGACCTACGTGACCAACTATGGGAAAACGCAGCGCATTTCCGTACGCGTATGGAAGCGGCAGGCTTCACTATGGGTGGTGCAGACCACGCAATCATTCCAATTATGCTTGGCGACGCTAAAGCAGCCGCTGAGTTTGCAGAGCGTGCTCTTGAAAAAGGTATCTACGTTATTGGGTTCTCATTCCCAGTCGTACCAAAAGGTCAAGCTCGTATCCGTACACAAATGTCAGCAGCACACTCACGTGAGCAGCTAGACCGAGCGATCGATGCATTTATCGAAGTAGGTCGTGACATGGAGATCATCAAATAA
- a CDS encoding LysR family transcriptional regulator: MKNTKLIALLPDLASFILIVDEGSFTAAAKILDVTPSALSKLVTRLETSLSVKLFERTTRKLIITHSGQQVYDQALVMVDAAKRAVELSTTDHQDMSGALTVAAPEAFLNSVLQPHVVPFLQKYPEIQLKLRAADGEIDLIRDGIDVAFKLTDKPDENLVLKEVSKTNLVLCASPDYIAKRGMPKHPTELTEHDCLYLAETDSDHIWDFFKEDEYHSVGVSGRYAVNHSQMRLTGVKNALGIGIFHDFVVSEAIENNEVIPVLADWTIKSNYHGAIAMQYPQNKYMPARLRGFIDYMTKQLSAK; encoded by the coding sequence ATGAAGAATACGAAGTTGATTGCGCTACTTCCCGATCTAGCGAGTTTTATTCTGATCGTTGATGAAGGGAGTTTTACTGCTGCAGCTAAGATTCTCGATGTGACCCCTTCAGCACTAAGCAAATTGGTTACGCGACTAGAGACATCCCTTTCCGTCAAATTGTTCGAGCGTACTACGCGTAAGCTGATTATCACCCACTCTGGTCAACAGGTATATGACCAGGCTTTAGTGATGGTTGATGCAGCAAAGCGAGCAGTAGAACTCTCGACGACAGACCATCAAGATATGTCTGGAGCGTTAACAGTTGCAGCGCCTGAAGCATTCTTAAACTCAGTATTACAGCCCCATGTTGTGCCGTTTTTACAAAAGTACCCTGAAATACAGCTAAAACTGCGCGCGGCAGATGGTGAAATCGATCTAATCCGAGATGGGATTGATGTTGCATTTAAACTGACGGATAAGCCTGACGAGAACTTGGTTCTAAAAGAGGTCAGTAAAACCAACTTAGTTCTTTGTGCCAGCCCCGACTACATTGCCAAACGCGGGATGCCTAAACACCCAACGGAACTGACTGAACACGATTGCCTCTATCTCGCAGAAACAGACAGCGATCATATATGGGATTTCTTCAAAGAAGACGAGTATCACTCAGTGGGAGTCTCAGGTCGTTACGCGGTCAACCATTCACAGATGCGATTGACGGGCGTTAAAAATGCGCTAGGTATCGGCATTTTTCATGACTTTGTTGTCTCAGAGGCAATTGAAAACAACGAAGTGATTCCTGTACTTGCTGATTGGACGATAAAAAGCAATTATCATGGCGCGATCGCCATGCAATATCCGCAAAACAAATACATGCCAGCCCGATTGCGTGGATTTATCGATTACATGACAAAACAACTGAGCGCAAAATAA
- a CDS encoding PepSY-associated TM helix domain-containing protein, with translation MLGSQSQTQPKGSLRSSQSDDSNKVKAKARYFLTWRWHFYAGLFVIPFMLMLSLTGLVMLFDDEIEQARYSEIITVAPQAQTLPPSIQLRSVKQKYPDSQVTQFVASESSTKANRFNVRHQDGKSVLVTVNPYSGEVLGEIDRSDSWYQLANDIHGTLLIGNWGDYLIEVSASLGILLLVSGIYLWLPKDNATKAGFLKVRMRSGSRILMRDLHANLGGTLSIVLLLFLISGLAWAGVWGAKMVQGWNTFPTYYTWGEKPESTLIHSDLNHGSEEEMPWNLELAAVPESQGHHGGHHEHHSDQPFDTSQSVGIDSIVRRATSLGFTQFKVYLPQSETGVYTVSANSMAGDVTDPRKDRTTHFDQYTGEVLVDVTWDDYNVVAKLMAAGVSLHQGDLSIVNKLLNVFFCLAFIVISVTGALMWWVRRPTNQNKLGVPARFEQDGIWKVGAATIILVSVLFPLAGVTIISVLILDTLLVKRSPKLKAYLS, from the coding sequence ATGTTGGGTAGTCAGTCTCAGACTCAACCTAAGGGATCACTACGTTCATCTCAAAGTGACGATTCAAATAAAGTTAAAGCAAAAGCACGCTATTTTCTCACCTGGCGTTGGCACTTTTATGCCGGTCTTTTCGTTATCCCATTTATGCTCATGTTAAGTCTTACTGGGCTTGTGATGCTATTTGATGACGAAATTGAACAAGCAAGATACAGTGAGATCATCACAGTTGCTCCGCAGGCGCAAACTCTACCACCTTCCATTCAACTGCGTTCGGTCAAGCAAAAGTATCCCGACTCGCAAGTCACACAATTTGTAGCTTCTGAATCAAGTACAAAAGCGAATAGATTTAACGTCAGACATCAAGATGGTAAGTCTGTTTTAGTGACAGTCAATCCATACTCCGGTGAAGTTTTGGGTGAAATCGATCGCAGTGACAGTTGGTATCAACTTGCGAATGATATTCATGGAACATTGTTGATTGGTAACTGGGGAGATTACTTGATTGAAGTGTCTGCGAGTTTAGGCATTCTGCTGTTGGTGAGCGGAATTTACCTCTGGTTGCCAAAAGATAACGCCACTAAGGCGGGTTTTCTCAAAGTACGTATGCGCAGCGGTTCACGTATTCTAATGCGAGATCTTCACGCCAATTTAGGGGGAACACTTTCAATCGTTTTACTGCTATTTCTAATTTCAGGTCTCGCATGGGCAGGGGTATGGGGCGCGAAAATGGTTCAAGGCTGGAACACATTTCCTACCTATTACACATGGGGTGAGAAACCGGAATCTACTTTAATTCACTCAGACTTAAATCACGGTAGCGAGGAAGAAATGCCTTGGAACTTAGAACTCGCTGCAGTGCCTGAATCGCAAGGGCATCATGGAGGGCATCACGAGCATCATTCTGATCAACCTTTTGATACATCACAGAGTGTCGGAATCGATAGCATAGTACGCAGAGCGACATCACTCGGCTTCACCCAATTTAAAGTCTATTTACCTCAATCTGAGACTGGCGTTTACACGGTATCTGCTAACTCAATGGCGGGTGATGTTACTGACCCAAGAAAAGATAGGACCACCCACTTTGACCAATACACTGGAGAAGTGCTCGTTGATGTAACTTGGGATGACTACAATGTTGTCGCTAAGCTTATGGCTGCTGGGGTTTCACTTCACCAAGGTGATTTAAGCATTGTAAATAAGCTGCTGAATGTCTTCTTCTGTTTAGCGTTTATCGTTATTTCAGTTACTGGGGCTTTGATGTGGTGGGTGCGTCGCCCGACCAATCAGAATAAGTTGGGGGTACCAGCCCGTTTCGAACAAGACGGTATTTGGAAGGTTGGCGCCGCAACCATAATATTGGTGAGCGTTCTTTTCCCTTTGGCTGGCGTGACCATCATTAGCGTATTAATCCTAGATACATTGTTGGTAAAAAGAAGTCCAAAATTGAAAGCCTATTTGTCATAA
- a CDS encoding cytochrome b562 has translation MRKLIPVLALAMSAQAFASDFDLKAAMKQMKVEFKHAAEATEVSDMKSAVNNLSELVEQSKRGNYPPEKFDIYFEGFSKLSVALDSVEKKLDSGDLEAAKAELKTVDDLRVEYHDKRNPSIWSKLFG, from the coding sequence ATGAGAAAGTTAATCCCAGTTTTAGCCCTAGCCATGTCAGCACAAGCTTTTGCCAGCGATTTTGATCTTAAAGCGGCAATGAAGCAGATGAAAGTAGAGTTTAAACATGCCGCTGAAGCCACTGAAGTCAGTGATATGAAGTCTGCTGTTAATAACCTTTCTGAGTTAGTTGAGCAGTCTAAGCGCGGTAACTACCCACCAGAAAAATTTGATATCTATTTCGAGGGCTTTAGTAAGCTTTCCGTTGCGCTTGATTCCGTTGAGAAGAAACTCGATTCGGGCGATCTAGAAGCGGCAAAAGCTGAGCTAAAAACCGTCGATGACCTTCGAGTGGAATACCACGATAAACGTAACCCAAGTATTTGGAGCAAGCTGTTCGGCTAA
- a CDS encoding phosphatase → MNLVIDTHTHTYASGHAYSTLIENARMAKENGLDMFCTTDHAESMPGAPHYWFFSNQRVLPRFIEGVAVIRGVESNILNTEGEVDVHPTSYKSLDWVIASFHEPVFKPSDKQSHTLALLNTIKSGKVDALGHLGNPNFDFDYEPVLRCAKEHNVAIEINNTTLKGNSRLGSVERCAEIAKLGKEIGVYFTTGSDAHFCQDVGNLSKVSDLLDKVGVDNSQVITHSVKQFLAFLARRGHSTISEYQHL, encoded by the coding sequence ATGAACCTCGTTATCGACACCCACACCCACACATACGCCAGTGGTCACGCCTACAGCACTTTGATAGAAAACGCTCGTATGGCGAAAGAAAATGGTCTAGATATGTTCTGCACAACCGATCATGCCGAATCAATGCCAGGGGCTCCGCACTATTGGTTTTTTTCCAACCAACGTGTCTTACCAAGGTTCATCGAAGGTGTTGCGGTAATCCGAGGCGTAGAGTCAAACATTCTTAATACGGAAGGGGAAGTGGATGTCCATCCGACTTCTTATAAAAGCCTCGATTGGGTGATAGCTAGCTTTCATGAGCCTGTATTCAAACCAAGTGATAAACAGTCCCATACGCTCGCTCTACTGAACACGATTAAGAGTGGCAAGGTAGATGCACTTGGCCACCTAGGTAATCCAAACTTCGATTTTGATTATGAGCCAGTGTTGAGATGTGCGAAAGAGCATAACGTCGCCATAGAAATTAATAACACCACCTTAAAAGGCAATAGTCGCTTAGGAAGTGTTGAACGTTGTGCCGAGATTGCAAAGCTCGGTAAAGAGATTGGGGTTTACTTCACAACAGGCAGTGACGCTCACTTTTGCCAGGACGTAGGCAACCTTTCAAAAGTCTCTGATCTTTTAGATAAAGTCGGGGTGGATAACTCTCAAGTCATTACGCATAGTGTAAAGCAATTTTTAGCGTTCTTGGCGCGTCGAGGTCATTCAACCATTTCTGAGTATCAGCATTTATAA